The following is a genomic window from Planctomycetia bacterium.
TCGATGTCGCTGGTGAAGCGGATGTCCATGATCTTGGGGAAGTGGGCGCAGAGCTTCTCGGTGACGATGTCGCCGCGCGGCGTGGGGTAGAACTTGCGATCCTCCTGCTCCACGTATCCGCGATCCTGAATCGTCTTGATGATCGCCGCGTAAGTGCTCGGCCTGCCGATGCCTTCGGACTCGAGCGTTTTGACCAGCGATGCTTCGGTGAATCGCGGCGGTGGGGCGGTGAACTTCTGCTTGGGTTCGATCGCAATCGGGTTAACCGCCTGGCCCTCCTTGAGAGCGGGCAATAGCTGGTCATCGCTGCTCTTGGGCACGCCGACCACTTTGTAGAAGCCGTCAAAGGCGAGGACGCGGCCGCTGGCCTTGAAGACGGCCTCGCCCTTGTCGGTCTTTGCGCTGATCAGCACATTGGTCGAATCCCACTCGGCGGGGGTCATCTGGCAGGCGACGAATCGATTCCAGATCAGCGTGTAGAGCTTGTGCTGCTCGGGCGTCATGTGGCCGCGCATGGCGTCGGGGGTGCGTGTCACGTCGGTCGGGCGAATGGCTTCGTGGGCTTCCTGCGCCGACTTGCCGCTGGCATAACGATTGGGCTGTTCCGGTAGATACTTGTCGCCGAACTTGCTGCCGACAAAGTCGCGAACGGTGTGCACCGACTCGGCCGAGAGATTGGTCGAATCGGTTCGCATGTAGGTAATCAGACCGACGTTGCCTTCGCCGGTCTTGATGTCGATGCCTTCGTAGAGCGCCTGCGCCACCTTCATCGTCCGGCTGGTTGCGAAATGAAGCTGGTTGGCGGCGGCCTGCTGGAGGCTGGCCGTCGTGTAGGGCGCCGGCGGTTTGGTGCGCGTCCGCTTGGTTTCGATCGACTTCACGGAGAATGCCGGCGCGCTGGCCTGGCGGATCTCTCCGAGCATCTCGATCTGCTTGAGCCCCAGGTGGGTGTATTGCTCCCAGACGTCTTCAATTACGCGCTCGACGTGAAAGCCCATCGCCTCGGCGATCGGCCGCACTTCATTGATGGCGCTGGCGAACGATTTCTGGCCCTTCGATCCTTCAAGCCGGCCTTCAGCCTTGAACGGCGAGCCGGAGACCTCGACCAATTCCGCGCCGAAGCAACCTCGCTCGCCCAGCCAGGCCATACGATCCTTCTGCGTGGGCGGCTCTGAGCCCTTCGCGGTTGGTCGGATGAACGCCTGCCAATCCTTACCCAGTGAAGCGGCGTTCTTGGCATCGGTGGCGAACACGCCGTCGATGGCCCAGTATTCCTGCGGCTCGAATGCCTTGATGTCTTGTTCGCGATCGACGATCAGCCGCACCGTGACCGACTGAACCCGTCCGGCCGAGAGGCCCTTGGCGACCTTCTTCCACAGAAGCGGTGAAAGTTCGTACCCGACGACCCGGTCAAGAATGCGCCTTGCCTGCTGGGCATCGACCTTGGCGATGTCGATGTCGTGCGGCTTGGAGAACGCCTCCTTGATGGCGCCCTTCGTAATCTCATTGAAGATGACGCGCTTGATTTTTCTGGCCGGGAGGTCGAGGGCCTGGGCAAGGTGCCACGCGATCGCTTCCCCTTCCCGGTCGAGGTCGGTCGCGAGATAGACGATGTCCGCGTCCTTCGAGAGCTGCAGAAGCTCGTTGATCGTTTTCTGGTGGCTGGGGAGGATTTCGTACACCGGCTCGAAGTTTCGGCCCGGGTCCACCCCGTATTGATGCGGCGGGAGGTCGCGGACGTGCCCCTTTGAGGCTCGAACGACGTAATCCTTCCCCAGATACTTATTGATGGTCTTGGCCTTGGCGGGCGACTCAACAATCACGAGTGATTTTCCGCGAGGCTCGCTGCCTGCCTCATCCGACGGATCACTCTTCTTTGTAGACTTTTTGGTAGCCTTCTTGGCCATGAATTACCTAACTTTCGATCTGTCCAAACATTAGAACTCGATCGACGCCCGGCCCGGATGGTTCCGGCGTCGCCGATGCGGGCTATATCGGCCGCAGGGGGCGGTCACTCTCCGACTAATCAAGCCTCCCGGTACCGGAATACCGAGCCCCCGAAGCGTCGGGAACCTAGCACTCCTTTGTCCTGCTTGTCAAATCACAGCCCCCTAGAAAGCCCCAATTGGCCCTTCGGGCCAAGATTATGGAGATTCAGGACTCGACCGGGGACAACAGACGGCTTGGTTCCCGCCAAGCCATCCGTCCACCGTTTTCCAGGAGAGGCGAATTCGCACTAAAACGTTCGCTGCGCACCACTTGCGCGATGCCGATTGCTCAAATGCGCCGCGAGCCGTGGCTCGATCGTTCTCCGTGGGCGCCGAGAGCCGTCATTTCAATACTGAGAATCGATGGGGCACGCACCCTGATTTCGCCATGGCGAATATCAGGCAACATACGCTGCTGGCGCTCGTGAAAAGGCCGCCGATAGCTACTCAATTCGATGTAGCGAGACACGCTCGCCCAATAGGGAAGGTGAGTTTCTGCCCTTTTTTTCGTTATCATCCTTGTCGGGTGGAACCCTCGGGCATGTCGTCCGTAAGAGGATGGGCGAGCGAGCTTCACTTGTCGGGAGGTTTTTTTTTCAATCGTTTGGCAGCCCCGAACGACCGTCGTGCTTCATATGTTTGCATCGTACTTCGATCCGGCTGATCAGAATTACCCGCTAATAACCGTCTGCTTTCCAAGGAGTTCTCTATGAACAGCAAGTTACTCGCCTCATTCCTGGTCGTCGTTTTGACCGGTGCGGTGCAGGCTCAAATGGACGCCCGTCCGATGCCGCCCAAGGATGCCAAGCCGCCCGCCTCGGCCGGACCGGACAAGGAGAAGCCAGAGTTCCCGCCCTTCGATGAAGCAATGAAGGACTACGAAGAAGTGCCGACCGCCGAGTCGCCGTTCTTCCCGCTCTGGTACAACAAGAAGACCGACTCGCTCCGGGCACAGATTCCCGCAAGCATGATCGGTCAGCAGTTCCTCATCGCCACCAGCATGGCGGGCGGTCCGGTCGCGACAGGCTTCCAGATCGACCATTTCCTTGCCTACTTCGATCGCATGGACAAGAACCTCGTCCTTATGCGGGTTGATCCTCGGTATGTCGAGGGCGAAGGCGATCAGCCGCTCTCCGACGTCATCAAGCGCAGCTACGGCGGCGACGACATTCTCAAGTCCATCTCCATCCTCACGATGAAGGGCTCGGACCCGATCATCGACCTGGATTCATTGTTCAAAGGCGACTTCTCCGGCATCGGACGCTGGGGCATGGGACAGGTCAATCCGCAGCTTTCCAAGTGGGCCAAGTACAAGACATTCCCGCAAAACGTCGAATTGACGGCTGACCTCGCCCTGATGAGCAACGGTTCCGGACGACGTACCTTGTTCCATTACAGCCTCTCCAAGATTCCCGAGTCCTCCAAGGGTTACAAGCCCCGGCTCGCCGACGATCGCGT
Proteins encoded in this region:
- the topA gene encoding type I DNA topoisomerase, translated to MAKKATKKSTKKSDPSDEAGSEPRGKSLVIVESPAKAKTINKYLGKDYVVRASKGHVRDLPPHQYGVDPGRNFEPVYEILPSHQKTINELLQLSKDADIVYLATDLDREGEAIAWHLAQALDLPARKIKRVIFNEITKGAIKEAFSKPHDIDIAKVDAQQARRILDRVVGYELSPLLWKKVAKGLSAGRVQSVTVRLIVDREQDIKAFEPQEYWAIDGVFATDAKNAASLGKDWQAFIRPTAKGSEPPTQKDRMAWLGERGCFGAELVEVSGSPFKAEGRLEGSKGQKSFASAINEVRPIAEAMGFHVERVIEDVWEQYTHLGLKQIEMLGEIRQASAPAFSVKSIETKRTRTKPPAPYTTASLQQAAANQLHFATSRTMKVAQALYEGIDIKTGEGNVGLITYMRTDSTNLSAESVHTVRDFVGSKFGDKYLPEQPNRYASGKSAQEAHEAIRPTDVTRTPDAMRGHMTPEQHKLYTLIWNRFVACQMTPAEWDSTNVLISAKTDKGEAVFKASGRVLAFDGFYKVVGVPKSSDDQLLPALKEGQAVNPIAIEPKQKFTAPPPRFTEASLVKTLESEGIGRPSTYAAIIKTIQDRGYVEQEDRKFYPTPRGDIVTEKLCAHFPKIMDIRFTSDIETDLDKIEDKQMEWHDVLHEFYDPFKEALAKAHDEMDAVRAEPSEYVCSTCGKPMVYRLGKNGRFLACTGYPECKEARNVDRDGKPIEPIMGTEPCEKCGKPMMVRKSKSGLFLGCTGYPDCTNTKPCDDAGVALKKVSAEDIKEKCPECNGPMAVKWARGKSFLGCTKYPECKATSPMPEGVFVEKPKPESAGARCDKCGREMVIRKSRRGPFLSCVGFPRCRNAMAMEKLDELKRKEAAGEIPEAPPETAAGNGRTSRAKTAKGKVKRLTKEEIAALGPPPKGFAWTLTGRPVVETWPESGLKCFECGGEMTLRQGRFGPFFSCGKCRAVSNLRGEAKKKAEADSPQPERAKPIETDVTCPDCGKKMLLRMGRTGRFLGCSGYPKCKKAMEAPPGLLREVGAELAESKA